From the genome of Pelobacter propionicus DSM 2379, one region includes:
- a CDS encoding energy transducer TonB — translation MERTPPEKVFSIRTALLISLVLHACLLMLFSCPCDSLPDPRPIIVDLSLAMPAGGGGGGGQGGAFTGAIRPSAAPATSRPPVPAVRHGAPLRGRETVVTRAVPLVRALSSVQKRRQDGGALTHGAAGSVLVLAAANDSAASGPGGGGSGGNGTGSATGHGSGSGSGSGSGSGSGGGDGAGSAAVGRSGNSVQLQRSGYLAEHFAYIREIIHRRLTYPRRAQREGWSGRVRVSFVIQEDGSVSDIRVVGSSGYDILDQGAVEAIRKSAPFPRPPVSAELRMPIVYQLEP, via the coding sequence TTGGAGCGAACACCACCTGAAAAAGTCTTTTCCATCCGGACGGCACTGCTGATCTCTCTCGTGCTCCATGCCTGCCTGCTGATGCTCTTTAGTTGCCCGTGCGACAGTCTCCCCGATCCCCGACCGATCATCGTTGATCTGAGTCTCGCCATGCCGGCGGGTGGGGGAGGGGGGGGCGGTCAGGGGGGCGCTTTCACGGGCGCCATCCGACCATCAGCGGCTCCTGCTACCTCCCGTCCTCCAGTCCCTGCTGTGCGGCACGGCGCTCCACTACGGGGCCGGGAAACAGTGGTGACCAGAGCAGTTCCGCTCGTTCGTGCCCTGTCGTCGGTCCAAAAACGCCGCCAGGATGGGGGAGCGCTGACACATGGGGCAGCGGGATCGGTTCTTGTGCTTGCGGCGGCAAACGATTCCGCTGCCTCCGGCCCGGGTGGAGGTGGCTCAGGGGGGAACGGTACGGGGTCAGCTACTGGCCACGGCTCCGGTTCGGGAAGTGGATCTGGCAGCGGTTCGGGGAGCGGAGGCGGCGATGGGGCCGGAAGCGCTGCCGTCGGAAGGAGCGGGAACAGTGTCCAGCTTCAGCGTTCCGGATACCTGGCCGAACATTTCGCCTACATCCGGGAGATCATCCACAGGCGCCTTACCTATCCCCGCAGGGCGCAGCGGGAAGGGTGGAGCGGAAGGGTGCGGGTCTCCTTCGTTATCCAGGAAGACGGCAGCGTGAGCGATATCCGCGTTGTGGGGAGCTCCGGATACGATATCCTGGATCAGGGCGCCGTGGAGGCCATACGAAAGTCCGCGCCCTTTCCCCGGCCTCCGGTCAGTGCGGAGCTCCGCATGCCCATCGTCTACCAGCTGGAACCGTGA
- a CDS encoding energy-coupling factor transporter transmembrane component T family protein, with the protein MPDPDPLKHKRNRRSDYGCQYLSVDSPIHRMGVAWKLLLGTLLGVAAIAAQKPWSLALVLALDGVYYFSARLTLADLWRDTRYLMVQALIVVGLYTARYGIPEGLWPGLRIALQIFLFFIPGIVFLRTTLASRMMQELSRVIPYRLSFLVYTSLRFVPLFAREIHEIKMTQQLRGARLAPRDLLNPANWRDMFHCLMIPLLVRALKIADEAALSAEARGFGRRNERTHFNPLSLEPATREGEQRR; encoded by the coding sequence GTGCCCGATCCTGACCCGCTCAAGCACAAAAGAAATCGACGCAGCGATTACGGTTGCCAGTACCTGTCCGTGGACTCCCCGATCCACCGCATGGGGGTCGCCTGGAAGCTGCTGCTGGGTACCCTGCTGGGGGTGGCGGCCATCGCGGCCCAAAAACCCTGGTCCCTGGCACTGGTGCTGGCCCTGGACGGTGTCTACTACTTCAGCGCCCGCCTGACGCTGGCCGACCTGTGGCGGGACACCCGCTACCTGATGGTACAGGCACTGATCGTCGTGGGACTGTACACGGCGCGCTACGGCATACCCGAGGGGCTCTGGCCGGGGCTGCGCATTGCGCTGCAGATATTCCTGTTCTTCATCCCCGGCATCGTTTTCCTGCGCACCACCCTGGCTTCCCGCATGATGCAGGAACTGAGCAGGGTCATCCCCTACCGGCTCTCCTTCCTGGTCTACACCAGCCTGCGCTTCGTACCGCTCTTCGCACGGGAGATCCATGAAATAAAAATGACTCAGCAACTGCGGGGCGCACGACTGGCGCCGCGTGACCTGCTCAACCCCGCCAATTGGCGGGACATGTTCCACTGCCTGATGATCCCGCTGCTGGTGCGCGCACTGAAGATCGCCGACGAAGCGGCACTGTCCGCCGAGGCGCGGGGATTCGGACGGAGAAATGAGCGCACCCATTTCAATCCGCTGAGCCTGGAGCCTGCCACGAGGGAAGGGGAGCAGAGGCGGTGA
- a CDS encoding ABC transporter ATP-binding protein, giving the protein MLQVNDLSYNYPDEHTPALAGVSFSVRAGECVCVTGHSGCGKSTLLLTIKALLHDGSLTGGIQIDMPGDLATSHRDGIGIVFQNAETQILCATVAEEVAFGPENLCVPAEQIGGRIERSLAAVQLTGFEQRNVERMSAGQKHRLAIASVLSMNPCLLLLDEPTSQLDGASKAELVQVLGELKRSGYTLLIAEHNLEPFAELIDRYLLMEKGKIIRESRQVPVDFTKPERYASSPLPQESDGERQAAIDIDRLCLSYPDQGMVLRDFSLRVAAGERIHLFGRNGSGKSSLLRCLAGVIRPDSGAIRLAGVSNRKGLTGTVGYLFQNPQRQLFENTVQEEVAFSLKRLRLPDDQARQLVEKALLACEADHLSHRLPLSLSFGEQHRVALASVLAPQPRLLLLDEPFSGLDLGQRYRLLKILADLRDSYATTVLIASHDPLPDPCWADRTISLETSSRARS; this is encoded by the coding sequence ATGCTCCAGGTTAACGATCTATCCTACAACTATCCGGATGAACACACCCCCGCCCTGGCGGGGGTGTCCTTTTCCGTGCGGGCCGGCGAATGCGTCTGCGTCACCGGCCACTCGGGATGCGGCAAGAGCACGCTGCTCCTGACCATCAAGGCGCTCCTGCATGACGGCTCCCTGACCGGCGGCATACAGATCGATATGCCCGGAGACCTGGCCACCTCCCACCGGGACGGGATCGGCATTGTCTTCCAGAACGCCGAGACCCAGATCCTCTGCGCCACAGTGGCCGAGGAGGTCGCCTTCGGACCGGAAAACCTCTGCGTTCCCGCCGAACAGATCGGCGGCCGCATCGAACGTTCCCTGGCGGCGGTGCAACTGACCGGGTTCGAGCAACGAAACGTGGAGCGCATGTCGGCCGGCCAGAAACACCGCCTGGCCATCGCCTCGGTCCTCTCCATGAACCCCTGCCTGCTGCTGCTGGACGAGCCGACCTCACAGCTGGACGGAGCCTCCAAGGCGGAACTGGTCCAGGTGCTGGGAGAGCTGAAGAGGAGCGGCTACACCCTGCTGATCGCCGAACACAACCTGGAACCGTTCGCGGAGCTCATCGACCGCTACCTGCTGATGGAGAAGGGGAAAATCATTCGTGAATCACGGCAGGTCCCGGTTGATTTCACCAAACCGGAGCGCTACGCCTCCTCCCCGCTCCCCCAGGAATCCGACGGGGAGCGGCAGGCGGCCATTGACATCGATCGGCTCTGCCTCTCCTACCCTGACCAGGGGATGGTCCTTAGGGACTTCTCCCTGCGGGTCGCGGCGGGAGAACGAATCCACCTCTTCGGCCGCAACGGCTCGGGAAAGTCCAGCCTGCTGCGTTGCCTGGCCGGCGTGATCAGGCCGGACTCCGGGGCCATCCGGCTGGCGGGAGTCTCCAACCGCAAGGGCCTGACGGGCACGGTGGGCTACCTCTTCCAGAACCCCCAGCGCCAGCTCTTCGAGAACACGGTCCAGGAGGAGGTGGCCTTTTCCTTAAAACGGCTCCGCCTTCCCGACGACCAGGCCAGACAGCTGGTGGAGAAGGCATTGCTCGCCTGCGAAGCAGACCATCTGAGCCACAGGCTGCCCCTCTCCCTAAGCTTCGGCGAACAGCACCGGGTGGCCCTGGCATCGGTGCTCGCCCCGCAGCCGCGGCTGCTCCTGCTGGACGAGCCATTTTCCGGACTCGACCTGGGCCAGCGCTACCGCCTGCTGAAGATACTGGCCGACCTGCGCGACAGCTATGCCACCACCGTCCTGATCGCGTCCCACGACCCCCTGCCCGATCCCTGTTGGGCCGACCGAACCATCTCCCTGGAGACCTCCTCGCGTGCCCGATCCTGA
- a CDS encoding TonB-dependent receptor plug domain-containing protein: MNTKITVGAVCLAACGLLAPQHSVLAAQQGDEDTEAYNLGEIVVSGKTEGVQAAETVHTVTAEDIRSMNATTLDQAISLLPGVNVRIGPEGVPRIDVRGFRTRHVILLLNGVPLNSALDGQFDPTTIPTENIAMIKMTSGASSVLYGQGGLGGVINIITKKGSKDISGMVSAETGDHYPYLVRSSLAAKKDAFDFFISGSSTDVDGFPLSDSFDKTSVQDSDYRKNSDRERHNVLGTIGYNPNDDLSLGFTFTYNQGEYGKPPGTIDNNKDPFASTPKYERIESYEGLSLQLAGDYRFTDKLNLRGWAYRNQLHMQDYLYADADYDSFTKKSSFKERVRTTIHGISLQPRYDFGAAGTLTFSTINEWDQWKNDGLTSSANNKPLDTSRDESKQYSVHTLAAEYELSPLEGLGLVAGYGHHWQAREHSSDNDYSVNAGIHYDILKDTRLKFSFNRNIRFPTLGDLYGLSEGNPDLDTERSLTFEGGVEQKLPFNSRISLIGFHTEVKDLIQKDKTTDTNMNVSKVVYDGFEIAAATQFTKNILLRASYTYLDSKVKDDSEKEQLQYTPHDKFTFEGKYDFDCGFTPYVSVQYVANQYFYTKDTAATFDKGKLNDYVLLNVKLSQRFFDNRFTTYFGVNNIFDENYETSYGYPQAGRFIYGGIELRI; the protein is encoded by the coding sequence ATGAACACGAAAATCACGGTTGGGGCCGTGTGTCTTGCCGCATGCGGCCTGTTGGCACCCCAGCACAGCGTACTGGCGGCCCAGCAGGGGGATGAGGACACGGAGGCGTACAACCTGGGCGAGATCGTCGTCTCGGGCAAAACCGAGGGGGTCCAGGCGGCGGAAACGGTGCATACGGTCACCGCCGAGGACATCAGGAGCATGAATGCCACAACCCTGGATCAGGCAATCTCCCTGCTGCCCGGCGTGAATGTGCGCATCGGGCCCGAAGGGGTGCCCCGCATCGACGTGAGAGGTTTCCGCACCCGTCATGTCATCCTGCTGCTGAACGGGGTTCCCCTCAATTCGGCCCTTGACGGCCAGTTCGACCCGACCACCATCCCGACGGAAAACATCGCCATGATCAAAATGACCAGCGGAGCCAGTTCCGTCCTCTATGGCCAGGGGGGGCTGGGGGGGGTGATCAACATCATCACCAAGAAGGGCTCCAAAGATATCAGCGGCATGGTTTCCGCCGAAACCGGCGACCACTACCCCTACCTGGTGAGGTCCAGCCTGGCCGCCAAGAAGGACGCCTTCGACTTCTTCATCAGCGGAAGCTCCACCGACGTGGACGGTTTCCCGCTCTCCGACAGCTTCGATAAAACCTCGGTCCAGGACAGCGACTACCGCAAGAACAGCGACAGGGAACGCCACAACGTGCTGGGCACCATCGGCTACAATCCCAACGATGACCTCTCCCTGGGGTTCACCTTCACCTACAACCAGGGGGAGTACGGCAAGCCGCCAGGCACGATCGACAACAACAAAGACCCGTTCGCCTCAACACCCAAGTATGAGCGGATAGAGTCCTACGAGGGGCTGTCGCTGCAGCTGGCCGGTGACTACCGGTTTACCGACAAACTGAACCTGAGGGGCTGGGCCTACCGCAACCAGCTGCACATGCAGGACTACCTGTACGCCGACGCCGACTATGACTCCTTCACCAAAAAGAGCAGCTTCAAGGAGCGGGTGAGGACAACCATCCACGGCATCAGCCTGCAGCCCAGGTACGATTTCGGCGCGGCCGGCACCCTGACCTTCTCCACGATCAACGAATGGGACCAGTGGAAGAACGACGGCTTGACATCATCGGCCAACAATAAGCCGCTTGATACGAGCAGGGACGAGTCAAAGCAGTACAGCGTCCATACCCTGGCAGCGGAGTACGAGTTAAGCCCCTTGGAGGGGCTGGGGCTGGTTGCCGGGTACGGCCACCACTGGCAGGCACGCGAACACTCCTCGGACAACGACTACAGCGTCAACGCCGGCATCCATTACGATATCCTCAAGGACACCCGGCTGAAGTTCTCCTTCAACAGGAACATCCGTTTCCCCACCCTGGGCGACCTGTACGGTCTCTCCGAAGGCAACCCTGACCTGGATACGGAACGTTCCCTGACATTTGAGGGGGGGGTGGAGCAGAAGCTCCCCTTCAACAGCAGGATCAGCCTGATCGGCTTCCATACCGAGGTAAAGGACCTGATTCAAAAAGACAAGACCACCGACACGAACATGAACGTGTCCAAGGTTGTGTACGATGGTTTCGAAATCGCGGCAGCCACCCAGTTCACCAAGAACATCCTCCTGCGCGCCTCCTACACCTATCTGGACTCAAAGGTCAAGGATGACAGCGAAAAGGAGCAGCTGCAGTACACCCCCCACGACAAGTTCACCTTCGAGGGAAAATACGATTTCGACTGCGGGTTTACCCCCTATGTCTCGGTCCAGTACGTGGCCAACCAGTATTTCTACACAAAGGATACCGCCGCAACGTTTGACAAGGGGAAGCTGAACGACTATGTCCTGCTGAACGTCAAACTGAGCCAAAGGTTCTTCGACAACAGATTCACGACCTATTTCGGGGTCAACAACATCTTCGACGAGAACTACGAGACAAGCTACGGCTATCCCCAGGCGGGCCGTTTCATCTACGGCGGGATCGAATTGCGCATCTGA
- a CDS encoding substrate-binding domain-containing protein, with protein MRKFKPLSRFTAFIATLAILACGLSSTAMAASRNLILATTTSTQDSGLLDVLIPLFEKQSGYFVKTIAVGSGQAMAMGQKGEADVLLVHSPDAEKKFMAEQSGTSRKLVMHNDFVLVGPASDPAKLRGSKTSAEAFKKMAAHNALFLSRGDNSGTHAKEKGLWKAAAINPDNQKWYQQTGLGMGQTLSVADEKHGYTLTDRATYLALKKNLKLTIILEGDSKLLNIYHVIEVNSTRWPKVNAAGARAFSDFMVSKKTQKEIGTFGKAKFGAPLFFPDAGKKPEQLGL; from the coding sequence ATGAGAAAATTCAAGCCATTGTCCCGTTTCACCGCCTTCATTGCAACACTGGCCATCCTGGCCTGCGGACTCTCGTCCACTGCCATGGCCGCCTCCAGGAACCTGATCCTGGCCACCACCACCAGCACCCAGGACTCCGGCCTGCTGGACGTTCTGATCCCCCTGTTCGAGAAACAGAGCGGTTATTTCGTCAAGACCATCGCCGTCGGCTCCGGCCAGGCCATGGCCATGGGGCAGAAGGGTGAGGCCGACGTGCTGCTGGTGCACTCCCCCGACGCAGAGAAGAAATTCATGGCGGAGCAATCCGGCACTTCACGCAAGCTGGTCATGCACAACGACTTCGTCCTGGTAGGCCCTGCCAGCGATCCGGCCAAACTGCGCGGTTCCAAGACCAGCGCCGAGGCGTTCAAGAAGATGGCGGCTCACAACGCCCTGTTCCTCTCCCGCGGCGACAATTCCGGCACCCATGCCAAGGAAAAGGGACTCTGGAAGGCGGCCGCTATCAACCCCGACAACCAGAAGTGGTACCAGCAGACCGGTCTCGGCATGGGTCAGACCCTCTCCGTTGCCGACGAGAAGCACGGCTACACCCTGACCGACCGCGCCACCTACCTGGCGCTGAAAAAGAACCTCAAGCTGACCATCATCCTGGAAGGCGACTCCAAGCTACTGAACATCTATCACGTGATCGAAGTAAACAGCACTAGGTGGCCTAAGGTGAACGCAGCCGGCGCCAGGGCGTTCTCCGACTTCATGGTCTCCAAGAAGACCCAGAAGGAGATCGGCACGTTCGGCAAAGCCAAGTTCGGCGCCCCGCTCTTCTTCCCCGATGCGGGCAAGAAACCGGAGCAGCTGGGCCTGTAA
- a CDS encoding substrate-binding domain-containing protein encodes MKRLTGCTLAILLLLASWTSAALAEQGFILLASTIGPIDAGIVSVLEDAFEKDTNIRVRHVGAGTGAALKIAQKGSIDLVMVHAKSLEEKFVADGYGTERIPFMYNDYVIVGPADDPAAIRGTKTATEALKKIAAKGAPFISRGDKSGTHVAETELWAKAEMKPTGPWYRVFEKGSEGNKATLAYTNTEKGYTFIDRATYLSLKKEISLRILVEGDEALLNRISLIPVSQQKFPKINAQDSATFVKWLSAPDKGQKIVNEFGKDVYGAQLFFPDSKEWKARAAK; translated from the coding sequence ATGAAACGACTGACCGGCTGTACCCTGGCAATCCTGCTGCTGTTGGCCTCGTGGACATCGGCGGCCCTGGCGGAGCAGGGATTCATCCTGCTGGCAAGCACCATCGGCCCCATCGACGCGGGGATCGTGTCGGTACTGGAAGACGCATTTGAAAAGGATACAAACATCCGCGTACGCCACGTGGGAGCCGGCACCGGCGCGGCGTTAAAGATCGCCCAGAAGGGGAGCATCGACCTGGTGATGGTGCATGCCAAGTCTCTGGAAGAAAAATTCGTTGCCGACGGTTACGGCACCGAGCGCATACCCTTCATGTACAATGACTACGTCATCGTCGGCCCGGCCGATGACCCGGCCGCCATCCGCGGAACGAAGACAGCCACCGAGGCTCTGAAGAAGATCGCCGCAAAGGGAGCCCCCTTCATCAGTCGCGGCGACAAATCCGGCACCCATGTGGCTGAGACGGAACTCTGGGCCAAGGCGGAGATGAAACCGACCGGCCCCTGGTACCGGGTCTTTGAAAAGGGGAGCGAGGGAAACAAGGCCACTCTGGCCTACACCAATACCGAGAAGGGCTACACGTTCATCGACCGTGCCACATATCTCTCCCTGAAGAAGGAGATCAGCCTGCGGATCCTGGTGGAAGGGGATGAGGCGCTCTTGAACCGCATCTCCCTGATCCCGGTCAGCCAGCAGAAGTTCCCGAAAATCAATGCCCAGGACAGCGCCACCTTCGTGAAATGGCTGAGCGCCCCCGACAAGGGGCAGAAGATCGTGAACGAATTCGGCAAGGACGTGTACGGCGCGCAGCTCTTCTTCCCCGACTCAAAGGAATGGAAAGCCAGGGCAGCCAAATAA
- a CDS encoding histidine phosphatase family protein, with protein MSDTHNRNYPTTVFLMRHGDIRQDNVRRYIGQADIELNATGRAQAISWRTELANIPLKRIYCSDLCRSHETACIIAEGRNAPVQPLSKLREINMGAWDGQAMDDVRSHYAGEYEKRGADMVYYRPPAGECFADVAARVIPLFEEIVRNTTGNLLIVGHAGVNRIILSHILGMPLDNLFRLRQDYACLNVIDCGRDGMRLREMNLDSQVFQRIISRATEEHGDYSSQGEEQATAATTEGRPDNGRKATIRLQGAVLS; from the coding sequence ATGAGCGACACACACAACCGCAACTACCCCACCACCGTCTTTCTCATGCGCCATGGCGATATCCGCCAGGACAACGTCAGACGGTACATCGGACAGGCGGACATCGAACTGAACGCCACCGGCCGCGCCCAGGCCATAAGCTGGCGCACGGAACTGGCAAACATCCCCCTGAAGCGGATCTACTGCAGCGACCTCTGCCGCTCCCACGAAACCGCCTGCATCATCGCCGAGGGGAGAAACGCCCCGGTCCAGCCGCTCTCCAAGCTGCGGGAGATCAACATGGGTGCCTGGGACGGCCAGGCCATGGACGACGTGCGTAGCCACTACGCGGGCGAATACGAGAAGCGCGGCGCCGACATGGTCTACTACCGCCCGCCGGCAGGCGAGTGTTTCGCCGATGTGGCGGCGCGGGTCATCCCGTTGTTCGAGGAGATCGTGCGCAACACCACCGGCAATCTGCTGATCGTGGGGCATGCCGGGGTCAACCGGATTATCCTTTCCCACATACTGGGAATGCCCCTGGACAACCTGTTCCGGCTGCGCCAGGACTACGCCTGCCTGAACGTGATCGACTGCGGCAGGGATGGCATGCGGCTCAGGGAGATGAACCTGGACAGTCAGGTCTTCCAGCGGATCATCTCCCGGGCAACGGAAGAGCACGGGGACTATTCCAGCCAAGGCGAAGAGCAGGCGACGGCGGCAACCACGGAAGGCAGGCCCGACAATGGACGGAAAGCAACCATCAGGTTACAGGGAGCGGTCCTTTCGTGA
- a CDS encoding DVU_1551 family NTP transferase, with protein MTHTSTTLILSAGFSSRMGDFKPLLPLGGMTVLERSVSLFRSAGVEDIRVVIGHRAEELQPLLTHLGVRGILNPRYREGMFTSVVAGAETIADGRAPFFVIPVDIPLVRTATIRHLLEEYEEGRDDVLYPAFQGVRGHPPLIAARHAREIVKWRGNDGLRGALGQWEDGSRSIAVSDGHILNDMDTPEAYAGLLEKVTRYEIPTEAECMALLEMLLPADSPIIRHGRAVADLALTMAGRLNRHDYDLDTRLLEAAGLLHDLARAEADHAQAGARLLREAGFGAVAELVASHMDITPGTGVRITPHELLYLADKLVQGDRRVTLSERFRVALERHGHDPAILKNVTNRLHAALSIQTRLEATLGCPMAEVISRQ; from the coding sequence ATGACCCATACCAGCACGACCCTGATCCTCTCGGCCGGTTTTTCCTCGCGCATGGGCGACTTCAAGCCGCTGCTCCCCCTGGGGGGGATGACGGTTCTGGAGCGCAGCGTTTCCCTGTTCCGCTCGGCCGGCGTGGAGGATATCCGCGTGGTCATCGGCCACCGTGCGGAAGAGTTGCAACCGCTGCTCACCCACCTGGGGGTCCGGGGAATCCTGAATCCCCGCTACCGGGAGGGGATGTTCACTTCCGTGGTGGCTGGTGCGGAAACCATTGCCGACGGCCGCGCCCCCTTTTTCGTCATCCCGGTGGATATCCCGCTGGTCAGGACGGCCACCATCCGCCACCTGCTGGAGGAGTACGAGGAAGGAAGAGATGATGTGCTCTACCCCGCCTTTCAGGGGGTGCGCGGCCACCCGCCGCTGATCGCCGCCAGGCACGCCCGGGAGATCGTGAAGTGGCGCGGAAACGACGGTCTGCGGGGAGCGCTGGGACAGTGGGAAGACGGCTCCCGGAGCATAGCGGTCAGCGACGGGCACATCCTCAATGACATGGACACCCCCGAGGCCTATGCCGGGCTTCTGGAGAAGGTCACCCGCTACGAGATTCCCACTGAAGCGGAATGCATGGCGTTGCTGGAAATGCTCTTGCCGGCGGATTCCCCCATCATCCGTCACGGACGGGCCGTGGCTGACCTGGCGCTGACGATGGCCGGCAGACTTAACCGCCACGACTATGACCTGGACACCCGACTCCTGGAGGCGGCCGGTCTGCTGCACGACCTTGCCAGGGCCGAGGCGGACCATGCCCAGGCCGGAGCCCGCCTGCTGCGGGAGGCCGGTTTCGGAGCGGTGGCGGAACTGGTGGCCAGCCACATGGATATCACGCCAGGCACGGGAGTGCGGATCACCCCCCATGAGCTGCTCTACCTGGCGGACAAGCTGGTGCAGGGGGATCGCCGCGTCACCCTGTCCGAACGCTTCCGTGTCGCCCTGGAGCGCCATGGCCATGACCCTGCTATTTTAAAGAACGTTACCAACCGGTTACACGCGGCACTCAGCATACAAACACGCCTGGAAGCCACTCTGGGGTGCCCCATGGCAGAGGTTATCAGCAGACAATGA
- a CDS encoding DVU_1553 family AMP-dependent CoA ligase has product MPRLTPLEGWIGARIGLAAGARLTRSALEQYQLDRLHETLAYVREQSPFYRQQLTESGTPASLEEMATLPFTTPDQIREDDRRFLCVSAGEIERVVTLHSSGTTAPPKRLHFTAHDLELTVDFFHHGMGTMVRPGQRVLILMPGELPGSVGDLLAKGLQRLGVTGIIHGLVRDSEETLRRIVEEEIDCLVGLPVQLLGLTRHPAARRLCRKRLTSILVSADYAPLAVKEALSTFWEVPVFDHYGMTEMGLGGAVECAGLCGYHPREADLYLEIVDPLSGEILPDGEPGEVVFTTLTRRGMPLVRYRTGDLARFLAEPCPCGSVLRQLERVRGRMGGVFSLASGGQLSITQLDEALFPLPFLLNYQAILGQRDCREVLSIGIETGSGNSAGFTSQVQDALLALPAIAEAVAAGVLTLDTDGTGCSAPSPTIKRAIIDTRQGSGP; this is encoded by the coding sequence ATGCCACGGCTGACCCCCCTGGAAGGATGGATCGGGGCCAGGATCGGCCTGGCAGCGGGAGCGCGGCTGACCCGTAGCGCACTGGAGCAATACCAGTTGGACAGGCTGCATGAGACCCTGGCATACGTCAGGGAACAGAGCCCCTTCTACCGGCAGCAGCTGACAGAATCCGGCACACCCGCCTCCCTGGAGGAGATGGCCACCCTCCCCTTCACCACCCCGGACCAGATCCGGGAGGACGACCGGCGCTTCCTCTGCGTCTCAGCCGGAGAGATCGAACGGGTGGTGACCCTGCACAGTTCCGGCACCACCGCGCCCCCCAAACGGCTGCACTTCACCGCCCATGACCTTGAGCTTACCGTTGACTTCTTCCACCACGGCATGGGAACCATGGTCCGGCCGGGACAGCGGGTGCTGATCCTCATGCCGGGGGAGTTGCCCGGCAGCGTGGGCGACCTGCTGGCAAAGGGTCTCCAGCGCCTGGGGGTTACGGGGATCATCCACGGCCTGGTCCGGGACAGCGAGGAAACCCTGCGCCGGATCGTTGAAGAGGAGATCGACTGCCTGGTGGGGCTTCCGGTACAGCTGCTCGGCCTGACACGCCACCCGGCTGCCCGCCGGCTGTGCCGAAAGCGGCTCACGAGCATCCTGGTGAGCGCCGACTACGCGCCGCTGGCCGTCAAAGAGGCCCTGTCAACTTTCTGGGAGGTGCCGGTGTTCGACCACTACGGCATGACCGAGATGGGGCTGGGAGGGGCGGTGGAATGCGCCGGCCTGTGCGGCTACCACCCCCGTGAGGCGGACCTGTACCTGGAGATCGTCGACCCGCTGAGCGGAGAGATCCTTCCCGATGGAGAGCCGGGAGAAGTGGTCTTCACCACCCTCACCCGCCGGGGCATGCCGCTGGTGCGCTACCGCACCGGCGACCTGGCCCGCTTCCTGGCCGAACCCTGCCCCTGCGGCAGCGTGCTGCGCCAGCTGGAGCGGGTACGGGGGAGGATGGGAGGGGTGTTCTCCTTGGCGAGCGGCGGGCAGCTGAGCATCACCCAACTGGACGAGGCGCTGTTCCCGCTCCCCTTCCTGCTCAACTATCAGGCCATACTGGGGCAGAGGGACTGTCGTGAGGTCCTCTCCATCGGCATCGAAACGGGGAGCGGGAACAGCGCAGGGTTCACCAGCCAGGTGCAAGACGCCCTGCTGGCGCTCCCCGCCATAGCGGAGGCCGTGGCAGCGGGAGTCCTGACCCTGGACACTGACGGGACGGGATGCTCTGCACCGTCGCCCACCATCAAGCGGGCCATCATCGATACCCGGCAAGGCTCCGGTCCATGA
- a CDS encoding DVU_1555 family C-GCAxxG-C-C protein: protein MDQTLMRMLELDYNGYYCSQILMIMVLEAQGKQNPDLISALGGLANGSGFSGGFCGCLTGAACLLALFAGKGSDDEYEDERLMHMTRDLEGWFEKTFGSRFGGVTCQAIVGDRSEVRQRCGSVVAETYHKVLEILAASGYDITAGRPGRENG, encoded by the coding sequence ATGGATCAGACCCTGATGCGCATGCTTGAATTGGACTACAACGGCTACTACTGCAGCCAGATCCTGATGATCATGGTGCTGGAAGCCCAGGGAAAGCAGAACCCGGACCTGATCAGCGCACTGGGGGGGCTGGCCAACGGCTCCGGCTTCTCCGGCGGGTTCTGCGGCTGCCTGACCGGCGCGGCCTGCCTGCTGGCGCTGTTCGCCGGCAAGGGGAGCGACGACGAGTACGAGGACGAGCGGCTCATGCACATGACCCGCGACCTGGAGGGGTGGTTCGAGAAGACATTTGGCAGCCGCTTTGGCGGGGTCACCTGCCAGGCCATCGTGGGAGACAGGAGCGAGGTCAGGCAGCGCTGCGGCTCCGTTGTGGCCGAGACCTACCACAAAGTGCTGGAGATACTGGCCGCCAGCGGCTACGATATCACGGCCGGAAGGCCGGGGAGAGAAAACGGATGA